The Novosphingobium resinovorum nucleotide sequence AGCCTGACTCCGCCCTTCGTGGCATTATATCCGGCCGACTGCGCCAACCCGACAAATCCCGCCATCGACGATATGTTGACGATCGATCCGCGCGGTCCACCGGGATTCTCGCGCATGGCCCGGATGGCATGCTTGCATCCCAGCATCGTCCCCGTGAGGTTCACCGCCAGGATGTTCTCCCAGTTTTCCAGAGAAACGTCCTCGATCGGCTCGGTGCTGGTTATGCCGGCATTATTGACGAGGATATCAAGCCGCCCGAAGCGCTGGATCGTAGTCCCGACTACATCAATCCATTGGTCTTCCGTCCTGACGTCATGGACCAGATGCAGCGCGGCGATATGGTCGCCCCCGGTTGGAAGCTGCAAGTCGGTCGAGACGACAAGCGCGCCCTCCTCAGTCAGCCGGTTTACGCATGCGAGGCCGATACCGGACGCCCCTCCCGTCACGATCGCCACGCGCCCTTCGAGCCTGCGCACAATCCGTCTCCTTGTATCCTTCTCCTGAAACGAGCTTATTCATCGCATTTAATTAAGGCAATCGCCTTATTGAATTTTTCGAAAGGAGTACCAAGTTCGGCCATATTCCGGCTCTGATCGCACCCCGAAGATACCTTGAAACGCTTTATCGCGACCTATCATTAATCCCCCTTGCTTATTTCGACAGAACCATGAACTTCATCACTGCCGGGACGAGGGAAAACCTTCGACCGGTCGATCAAGGCCGCACAAGAACGGCCACTGACTCTGGGCGAGGAAGCTGAACGGCCATGTCTTTGACGATTGATCCCCGTGACCCTTTGACCGTCTGGAATGCCTCGCTTCCCGCGTGGGTCATTCATCGGCCGGAACCCTCACGCGCGGAGCGTGCGGTGATGCGCCAGGAGATCGCCGAGGCGGCGATCCGCCTCGTCTGCGACTCCGGGCTGGAAGGCCTTTCATTGCGCCGTCTGGCCAGTGCTATGAATTGCAGCACCACGACCATCAACCATCACTTCGCCGATCGCCGCGAACTGTGGATCGCGGTCTATCGGACCACCATCCTGCGAACGCAGGCCCGCATCCGCCGCGCCTACGAAAGCAGCGGCGGGAGCCCCCTCGCCTGCGCGCTGGCGCAGATGCCGATTGATCGCGAAAGCCGGGAAGACTGGCACATCTACCTCGCCCAATATCACGTCGCGTGCACCGACGACGAACTGGCACGCGAAGAACGCGAACAGGTCCGGATCGCCTCGCGCGACTTCGCCGAACTGCTGCATCGAGAGCACGGAATGGCAAGGGACCGCGCCCGAAAGGCGAGCCGCCAGATCATCACGCTGCTTGTCGGAGTAGCCACGCAGGCTCTGTTCGAACCGCGCAGCTGGTCGCCCCGGCGGCAAAAGCGATTTCTTGAAGAGCAGTTCGCCCTGCTCGGCGTTCCGGCCTAAAAATTACCGATATCAGTTATCACCAAAGCAATACGAACCCTGCAACGATCAATTCGCCCTCATATGCACGAAAAAGACATCTGTTTTATCGATTATTTTCACGGATATTAACATTTCATTTTTGATACTATCGATAAAGACGTGAATTATTTTCAACATAATCAAAATCATTTCAATACATAATTAGATATATTCGTTAAAAAATCGAACTCATCGGATCGCCCTTTAAATGCAGCGTTGATCTGAACTTTCTTCGCCCCCTACCTTCAGCCCGCATCCAGTCACCGCACCGGATTGCGACGACACGCAAGGCGAGCGTCGCACAGCGCAGGAAAACAGCCGCGTCTGGCAGGGAAAGAGGAAACTGGGGGAGAGGCCGGATGAACCGAGGTCACGATTGGAAATGGAGTTGCGCCCTGCCGCTGGTGCTGGGCATTGCCGCCACGGCGCCGACTGAAGCGGTCGCGCAGGAGCAAGGCGGATCGAAGATCGCCGCAGAAGGCGACATCATCGTCACCGCCCGTCGCCGCGAGGAGACGCTTCTCGACGTGCCCGTCGCCATCTCGGCGGTGAGCGCGGTGCAGCTGGAGCGCAGCGGTGCGACCGACCTGCAGAAGATCGGCCAGATGATCCCGCAAGTCATCCTCGCCAAGACCGGTGGCGGCGGCGCCGGCGCCAGCTTCACGATCCGCGGCCTTGGCTCCTCGGCGCTCGATGCGGGCATCGACCAGACCGTCTCGCTCAACATCGACGGCATCCAGATCAGCCGTGGCCGCCTCGTCGCCCAGAGCTTCTTCGACATCCAGCAGGTCGAAGTGCTGAAAGGGCCTCAGGCGTTGTTCTTCGGCAAGAACAGCCCAGGCGGCGTCGTCTCACTCCGCACCAAAGGTGCGACGCCGACGCTTGAGGGCTATGGCCGTGCAGGCTACGAGTTCCGCGCACGCGAGCGCTTCGTCGAAGGCGGCATCTCCGGCCCCATCACCGACACCCTGGGCTTCCGCATTGCCGCACGCGGCAGCAAGATGGATGGCTACATCAGGAACGTTGCGGGACCGCTCGCCGTACCCAGCGCGCCCGACTTCCCCGGTGTCGGCGCAGCGCATGGCCGCGATCCCGGCACTCGCGAGGTGCTTGGCCGCCTGACCCTCGAATGGAAGCCGACCAACGACTTCGACGCCACGTTCAAGCTGTTCGGCGACCGTATGCGCGACAACGGCGAGACCGCCGGCACGGAACTGCTCTGCAACGGCAATTCACGCACGCTCGACGTGTTGAGCGGCACTTACGTGCAGGACCCGTACAGCGACTGCAAACTGAACGGCAAGCGCACGTTGGGCGCGATGAACCCGGAAATCGCCGCAGGCTATCCCAAGTCCAACGGCGGCGTGCCGCGCACCAAGTACGAATCGGTGCTCAGCTCGCTGACGATGAATTACCGTACCGATACCCTGGCCTTCGCCTCGGTCACGGGCTTCTGGCGCTACTCGAACGACACCTTCGACAATTTCTCGTTCGATTCCTCGCCCGTAGTGTGGGGGGCGAACAAGGACGCCTCACAGGCCTTCACACAGGAACTGCGCGTCAATTCCAGCTTCGACGGTGCACTCAACTTCGCGGCCGGCGTGTTCTTCGAAAGCTCCAAGCGGGATACGCGCGGCAACGGGATGCTCGCCAATGTCGGGCCGGATCCGCGCAACGGCCAGTACAACAACTGGCAGTTCCTGACCTTCAACAAGGGCAAGACCTATTCCGCCTTCGCCCAGCTCATCTGGGACGTGACCGATACCGTCGAACTGGCCGGCGGCGCCCGCTGGACGCGCGAGACGAAGCGCACCACGCAGGGCAACGGCTTCGTGAACCAGAACTTCGTCCCGCTGGGCATCACCGCCACCGAAGGCGTGTTCACCAGCGGCCGCTTCGCCGACGAGCAGATTTCGCCCGAAGCCACACTGACCTGGCGGCCAAGCCCGAACACGACGCTCTACGGCGCCTACAAGACCGGCTACAAGTCGGGCGGCTTCTCCAACCCCTCGATCCTGTCGGCCGGGCAGACCGTCGCCGACCTCGACTTCGCGCCGGAGAAGGCGAACGGCGGCGAGGTGGGATTCAAGGGCGAACTGCTGGGTCGCCGCCTGCTGCTGAACCTCACCGCCTATCGCTATACCTTCAAGGGCCTGCAACTCACCTCGTTCAACCCCTCGCCGCCTTCGTTCACCATCCGCAACGCCGCCTCGGCGCGGACCAGCGGTGTGGAGGCCGACGCCTCTTTCGCGGTGACGCCCGACTTCACCCTGCGGGGCGCAGTGGGCTACAACGACGCGAAGTATCTGAACTTCGATGCCGCCCCCTGCTACGCGGGCCAGACTGCCGCGCAAGGCTGCGACGGGACCATCCAGGACCTTTCGGGCACGCACCTCGTCCGCGCGCCGTCGTGGAACCTGACCGGCGGCGTGGCTTACGACCTGCCGCTTGGCGATGCGCTGGGCCTCGGACTGATGGCAGACGCACGCTACACCAGCGGATACTGGCTGCTCGAGAACCAGAACCCCGTCGGATACCAGAAGGGCTTCGCGACGCTCAACGCCACCGCCCGCCTCCACGCCGCCGACGACAGCTGGGAACTGGCGCTCATCGGCCGCAACCTGACCGACAAATACTACGGCGTCGCGGGCGCCGAGAAGCCCTTCGGCACGCCGGACGCCGTGTGGGTCAGTATCGGCCGCCCGCGTGAAGTGCTGCTGCAGGGCACGGTCCGCTTTTAAACTCAAAGACTTACGGGAGAACAGTCATGGCCCTCCACGACCCCAACGAAACCGTCCTTGCCCATGTGCGCGGGCAGCACCGCCTGTTCATCGACAACGAGTGGCATGACGCCGCTTCCGGCAAGACCTTCGAAGTGCGCAACCCGGCAACGGGCGAGGTCGTCGCCCATGTGGCGGAAGGTGAGGCGCAGGACATCGACCGCGCCGTGCAGGCCGCGCGCCGCGCCTTCGACGAACGCCGCTGGCACGGACTGCCGCCCGAAAAGCGCGCCAACATTATGTGGAAGCTCGCCGAACTGTTCGAGCGGGATGCACGCACCATCGCCGAGATCGAGGTGATCGACAACGGCATGCCCATCGCCTTCGCCGAATGGATGGTCGGCAGCGTGGTTCAGGGCCTCAAGTACTACGCGGGAATGATCACCAAGCTGGGAGGCCGAAACGCCTCCCCTGCGATCGCCAGCGACACGCTGAAAATGCACGCCTACACCAGCGTCGAGCCGGTGGGCGTGGTGGGCACGATCATCCCGTGGAACGGGCCGATCGGGGTGATGATGATCAAGCTCTCGCCCGCGCTGGCGGCGGGTTGCTCGGTCGTGGTCAAGCCCGCCGAACTGACCCCGCTGTCCGCGCTTTATGCCGCCAACCTCATGGTCGAAGCGGGCATTCCGGCAGGTGTGGTCAACATCGTCCCGGGTTTCGGCGCCACCGCCGGGCAAGCTCTGGTGGATCATCCGGAGGTCGACAAGATCAGCTTCACCGGCTCGACCGCGACCGGCAAGAAGATCGTCCAGTCCGCTGCCGAGACGCTCAAGCGCGTGACGCTGGAGCTGGGCGGCAAGTCGCCGGTCATCGTTTTCGACGACGCCGATCCCGAAGTGACCATCCCCGGCGCCGCGATGGGCATCTTCGCCAATACCGGGCAGGTTTGCTTCGCGGGATCGCGCCTGTTCGTGCAGAAGAAGTCCTATGACAAGGTCGTCGCAGGCATTTCCGATTTCGCCAAGGGCCTCAGGATCGGCCACGGCTTCGACCCCGCCAACGCCATCGGCCCGCTGATCTCCGAAGGCCAGCGCGACAAGGTCTCGCGCTATCTGGAGACCGGCGTTCAGGAAGGCGCCGAAGTCGTCACCGGCGGCAGCGCGGTGGACAGCCAGGGCTACTACATCGAGCCCACCGTGTTCGCCAACGTCAATGCCGATATGCGCATCGTGCGCGAGGAGATCTTCGGCCCGGTCCTTGTCGCGACGCCGGTGGACGACATCGACGATCTGGTGCGCGCCGCGAACGACACCCGTTACGGCCTCGGTGCCGGTATCTACACCACGGACGTCAACAAGGCTCACCTCACTGCCGCGCGGCTGCAGGCAGGCAACGTGTGGATCAACGGCTACGGCATGATGCACCCGGCGATGCCCTTTGGCGGCTACAAGGAATCCGGCTGGGGCCGCGAGAACGCCGAAGACGGCATCCGTGCCTATCAGGAAACGAAGTCGGTCTTCGTCTATCTCAAGGGTTGAACGTGACGATCGGGATCGCAGCATCGCGCCGCAACGTCGGCGCACTGGTCTTGTGTGCCCTCGCGTTGGCATCCTGCCGGGCCGAGCGCGAGGACGTGAACAAGAGCGACGCGCGCCTGCTGGCGGCCGCCTCCAAGGCTGAGGACGCCAACTGGCTGAGCCACGGGCGCACGTATGACGAAACGCGCTTTTCGCCCCTGACCCAGATCGACGGAGTGAATGCGGGCAAGCTCGGCCTTGCGTGGTACGCCGACCTCGACACCTTCCGGGGGCAGGAAGGCACTCCGCTGGTGGTCGACGGCGTGATGTATGCGACGACGGCATGGAGCAAGGTGGTTGCGCTAGATGCCGAAACGGGCAGGCAGCTTTGGGAGTTCGACCCAAAAGTCCCGGGCACCACTGCGATCCACGCCTGCTGCGACGTGGTCAATCGCGGCGCTGCGTACAGCGACGGGCGCCTGTTCTTCGGCACCGTCGACGGCCGCCTGATCGCGCTCGACGCGAACACCGGCAGGCAGCTCTGGCGCGTGCAGACGACCGATCCGAAGAAGCCCATGGCGATCTCCGGGGCGCCGCGCGTGGCGCGCGGCAAGGTCTTCATCGGCTTCGGCGGCGCGGACCAGGGCATGCGCGGCTATATCTCGGCCTACGACGAGAAGACCGGCCGCCTCGCGTGGCGTTTCTACACCGTGCCGGGCAAGCCGGGCGAGAAGGACGGCGCTGCCTCCGACGACGCGCTCGAACGCCTCGCCCTGCCGACCTGGGCGGGAGACTGGTGGAAGATCGGCGGCGGCGGTACGGCTTGGGACTCGATCGTCTACGACGAGAAGATGAACCGCCTTTACGTCGGGGTCGGCAATGGCGGGCCGTGGAACCGGGGCATCCGCTCCGCCGGCAAGGGCGACAACCTGTTCATCGGCTCCATCCTAGCCCTCGATCCCGATACCGGGCGCTACCTCTGGCACTATCAGGAGACGCCGGGGGATCAGTGGGACTTCACTTCCACCCAGCAGATGACGCTCGCAGACCTCACCATCGGCGGTCGCGCGCGCAAGGTGATCCTCCACGCTCCGAAGAACGGCTTCTTCTACGTGATCGACCGGGAGACCGGAAAGCCGCTCTCCGCCGACAAGTTCGTGCCGGTGAACTGGGCCGATCGCGTGGACCTGAAGACCGGCCGTCCGGTGATCGATCCCAAGGCCCGATATGACAAATCCGGCAGCTTCATCGCCACCTCAGGGCCATGGGGGGCGCACAACTGGCATCCGATGGCGTTCTCGCCCCGGACAGGTCTCGTCTACATTCCGGCGCAGCAGATTCCCTCGATCTACACTCCTGACGGCGCGTTCAAGTATCGCCCCGGCCTGCTCAACATGGGCCTCGCGGAACCAGGCAAGCTGCCGCAGGAAAAGGCCGCGATCGAGGCGATGCTTCAGTCCTTCGAGGGCCGCCTGATCGCCTGGGACCCGGTTGCACGCAAGGAAATGTGGCGTGTGCCTTACAAGGGGCCATGGAACGGCGGCGTGCTGGCGACGGGCGGCGACCTCGTGTTCCAGGGCGACGCTGAGGGCCTGTTCCACGCCTACGACGCACGGAGCGGCGAGCAGCGGTGGCAGTTCGACGCGCAGCAACCGATCATGGCGGGGCCGTTGTCCTACGCGGTCAACGGCAGGCAGTATGTCGCCGTCATGTCCGGCAAGGGGGGGGCCTACAACCTTGCCATGCCGAGCTACGCGGCGCCTCAGCAGCGCCTTCCGGGACGCATCCTCACTTTTCGGATCGATGGCAATGCCCGCCTGCCTGCCCGAGACAAGGCGCCTCCTGCGCCCTTCGCCCCTTCAGCCGAACGCTTCGCGCCGCAGCAGGTGGCTAGCGGGGCGAGCCTGTTCGGCAGCACTTGCGCGGTATGTCACGGCTCGGAAGGGCTGTCCTCGGGCGTGCTTCCCGACTTGCGACGGTCCGGCGCCATCGCCGATGCGGGCGTGTTCCGCCAGGTCGTGATCGACGGTGTGCTCGCGGATCAGGGCATGGTCTCGTTCCGCCAGTACCTGACGCCTACGGATGC carries:
- a CDS encoding SDR family NAD(P)-dependent oxidoreductase; this translates as MRRLEGRVAIVTGGASGIGLACVNRLTEEGALVVSTDLQLPTGGDHIAALHLVHDVRTEDQWIDVVGTTIQRFGRLDILVNNAGITSTEPIEDVSLENWENILAVNLTGTMLGCKHAIRAMRENPGGPRGSIVNISSMAGFVGLAQSAGYNATKGGVRLLTKSVAVRCAGEYRNIRCNSLHPGAIDTPIHERRLSSAPDRDVARAAMDALQPVGRMGTAEEMAACVAFLASDDASFVTGIELVADGGWLADGGTTRLPPTVTTTRTADGAAT
- a CDS encoding TetR/AcrR family transcriptional regulator; protein product: MSLTIDPRDPLTVWNASLPAWVIHRPEPSRAERAVMRQEIAEAAIRLVCDSGLEGLSLRRLASAMNCSTTTINHHFADRRELWIAVYRTTILRTQARIRRAYESSGGSPLACALAQMPIDRESREDWHIYLAQYHVACTDDELAREEREQVRIASRDFAELLHREHGMARDRARKASRQIITLLVGVATQALFEPRSWSPRRQKRFLEEQFALLGVPA
- a CDS encoding TonB-dependent receptor, coding for MNRGHDWKWSCALPLVLGIAATAPTEAVAQEQGGSKIAAEGDIIVTARRREETLLDVPVAISAVSAVQLERSGATDLQKIGQMIPQVILAKTGGGGAGASFTIRGLGSSALDAGIDQTVSLNIDGIQISRGRLVAQSFFDIQQVEVLKGPQALFFGKNSPGGVVSLRTKGATPTLEGYGRAGYEFRARERFVEGGISGPITDTLGFRIAARGSKMDGYIRNVAGPLAVPSAPDFPGVGAAHGRDPGTREVLGRLTLEWKPTNDFDATFKLFGDRMRDNGETAGTELLCNGNSRTLDVLSGTYVQDPYSDCKLNGKRTLGAMNPEIAAGYPKSNGGVPRTKYESVLSSLTMNYRTDTLAFASVTGFWRYSNDTFDNFSFDSSPVVWGANKDASQAFTQELRVNSSFDGALNFAAGVFFESSKRDTRGNGMLANVGPDPRNGQYNNWQFLTFNKGKTYSAFAQLIWDVTDTVELAGGARWTRETKRTTQGNGFVNQNFVPLGITATEGVFTSGRFADEQISPEATLTWRPSPNTTLYGAYKTGYKSGGFSNPSILSAGQTVADLDFAPEKANGGEVGFKGELLGRRLLLNLTAYRYTFKGLQLTSFNPSPPSFTIRNAASARTSGVEADASFAVTPDFTLRGAVGYNDAKYLNFDAAPCYAGQTAAQGCDGTIQDLSGTHLVRAPSWNLTGGVAYDLPLGDALGLGLMADARYTSGYWLLENQNPVGYQKGFATLNATARLHAADDSWELALIGRNLTDKYYGVAGAEKPFGTPDAVWVSIGRPREVLLQGTVRF
- a CDS encoding aldehyde dehydrogenase family protein, whose amino-acid sequence is MALHDPNETVLAHVRGQHRLFIDNEWHDAASGKTFEVRNPATGEVVAHVAEGEAQDIDRAVQAARRAFDERRWHGLPPEKRANIMWKLAELFERDARTIAEIEVIDNGMPIAFAEWMVGSVVQGLKYYAGMITKLGGRNASPAIASDTLKMHAYTSVEPVGVVGTIIPWNGPIGVMMIKLSPALAAGCSVVVKPAELTPLSALYAANLMVEAGIPAGVVNIVPGFGATAGQALVDHPEVDKISFTGSTATGKKIVQSAAETLKRVTLELGGKSPVIVFDDADPEVTIPGAAMGIFANTGQVCFAGSRLFVQKKSYDKVVAGISDFAKGLRIGHGFDPANAIGPLISEGQRDKVSRYLETGVQEGAEVVTGGSAVDSQGYYIEPTVFANVNADMRIVREEIFGPVLVATPVDDIDDLVRAANDTRYGLGAGIYTTDVNKAHLTAARLQAGNVWINGYGMMHPAMPFGGYKESGWGRENAEDGIRAYQETKSVFVYLKG
- a CDS encoding PQQ-dependent dehydrogenase, methanol/ethanol family; translated protein: MTIGIAASRRNVGALVLCALALASCRAEREDVNKSDARLLAAASKAEDANWLSHGRTYDETRFSPLTQIDGVNAGKLGLAWYADLDTFRGQEGTPLVVDGVMYATTAWSKVVALDAETGRQLWEFDPKVPGTTAIHACCDVVNRGAAYSDGRLFFGTVDGRLIALDANTGRQLWRVQTTDPKKPMAISGAPRVARGKVFIGFGGADQGMRGYISAYDEKTGRLAWRFYTVPGKPGEKDGAASDDALERLALPTWAGDWWKIGGGGTAWDSIVYDEKMNRLYVGVGNGGPWNRGIRSAGKGDNLFIGSILALDPDTGRYLWHYQETPGDQWDFTSTQQMTLADLTIGGRARKVILHAPKNGFFYVIDRETGKPLSADKFVPVNWADRVDLKTGRPVIDPKARYDKSGSFIATSGPWGAHNWHPMAFSPRTGLVYIPAQQIPSIYTPDGAFKYRPGLLNMGLAEPGKLPQEKAAIEAMLQSFEGRLIAWDPVARKEMWRVPYKGPWNGGVLATGGDLVFQGDAEGLFHAYDARSGEQRWQFDAQQPIMAGPLSYAVNGRQYVAVMSGKGGAYNLAMPSYAAPQQRLPGRILTFRIDGNARLPARDKAPPAPFAPSAERFAPQQVASGASLFGSTCAVCHGSEGLSSGVLPDLRRSGAIADAGVFRQVVIDGVLADQGMVSFRQYLTPTDAEAIRAYINDRASSAKAKGEP